The Haloarchaeobius sp. HME9146 genome includes a region encoding these proteins:
- a CDS encoding PINc/VapC family ATPase: MNVVPDTSVVVDGRTSDRVETGAFADVAVFVPGIVVDELESQANRGKDTGWDGLDELDRLAELADQGRIEFQYVDSPPAESGRGSSYSGTNDAIIRKVAADYDALLFTSDRVQARVAEARGITVEYVEPYVPTFALPITQFFDDQTMSVHLKAGVRPMAKRGTVGEMQYGPIGDDELAVEAVKEYAHDILDGARRSDDAFVEIDEPGMQIVQFGPYRIAIARPPFSDDWEITAVRALVQTSLDEYEHAEELEARLLERQRGVLVAGSPGAGKSTLAQAIATFLAENDFVVKTMEKPRDLQVGPGITQYTALGGRMDKTADSLLLVRPDYTVFDEVRKTSDFRVFADMRLAGVGMVGVVHASRAIDALQRLVGRIEFGMIPQIVDTVVYVEDGRIETVYDIETEVKLPEGMTSADLTRPVITVRDFETEALAYELYLFSRQVVTVPVAGEPEPETGVSRLARREIEREIRSMARGHVVVDLSSDDRAVVYVDSSDIAAVIGTGGDRIRAVEDRLGIDIDVRTHEEWPGPKDAVEADESESQTAVSPEFTPHHVILPTPVPTGETASVFVDDTYLLTATPGREGEIRVSRGSDVGERLEDAIDDGRHISVRW, encoded by the coding sequence ATGAACGTCGTTCCAGACACGAGCGTGGTCGTCGACGGTCGAACCTCAGACCGCGTCGAAACTGGTGCCTTCGCAGACGTCGCCGTGTTCGTTCCCGGCATCGTCGTCGACGAGCTCGAATCGCAAGCGAACCGGGGGAAAGACACCGGCTGGGACGGCCTCGACGAGCTCGACCGGCTGGCCGAACTTGCCGACCAGGGCCGCATCGAGTTCCAGTACGTCGATTCGCCACCGGCTGAGAGCGGTCGTGGCAGCAGTTACAGCGGAACGAACGACGCGATCATCAGGAAGGTCGCGGCCGACTACGACGCGCTCCTGTTCACCAGCGACCGCGTCCAGGCCAGGGTCGCCGAGGCCCGTGGAATCACTGTCGAGTACGTCGAGCCGTACGTCCCGACGTTCGCACTCCCGATCACCCAGTTCTTCGACGATCAGACGATGAGCGTCCACCTCAAAGCCGGCGTCCGCCCGATGGCCAAACGCGGCACCGTCGGCGAGATGCAGTACGGCCCCATCGGCGACGACGAACTGGCCGTCGAGGCGGTCAAAGAGTACGCCCACGACATCCTCGATGGCGCTCGCCGCAGCGACGACGCGTTCGTCGAGATTGACGAGCCGGGGATGCAGATCGTCCAGTTCGGGCCGTACCGCATCGCCATCGCCCGTCCGCCGTTCAGTGACGACTGGGAGATAACCGCGGTTCGCGCGCTGGTCCAGACCTCCCTCGACGAGTACGAACACGCCGAGGAGCTGGAAGCCCGGCTGCTGGAGCGCCAGCGGGGAGTCCTTGTCGCTGGCTCGCCGGGGGCGGGGAAGTCCACGCTCGCACAGGCCATCGCGACGTTCCTCGCGGAGAACGACTTCGTGGTGAAGACGATGGAGAAGCCCCGCGACCTCCAGGTCGGCCCGGGAATCACGCAGTACACCGCCCTCGGCGGCCGCATGGACAAGACCGCCGACTCCCTGCTGTTGGTCCGCCCGGACTACACCGTCTTCGACGAGGTCAGGAAGACCAGTGACTTCCGGGTGTTCGCGGACATGCGCCTCGCTGGCGTCGGCATGGTCGGTGTCGTCCACGCCTCCCGGGCCATCGACGCCCTCCAGCGCCTCGTCGGCCGAATCGAGTTCGGGATGATTCCACAGATAGTCGATACCGTCGTCTACGTCGAGGACGGGCGCATCGAGACCGTCTACGACATCGAAACCGAGGTCAAACTGCCCGAAGGCATGACCTCGGCGGACCTCACCCGTCCCGTCATCACGGTCCGTGACTTCGAGACCGAAGCACTGGCGTACGAGCTCTACCTGTTCAGCCGCCAGGTCGTCACGGTCCCGGTCGCCGGCGAACCCGAGCCAGAGACGGGTGTCTCCCGACTCGCCAGGCGCGAGATAGAACGCGAGATACGGTCGATGGCCCGTGGCCACGTCGTGGTCGACCTCTCGTCCGACGACCGCGCCGTCGTCTACGTCGATTCGAGCGACATCGCCGCCGTCATCGGTACCGGTGGAGACCGGATCAGGGCGGTCGAGGACCGCCTCGGCATCGACATCGACGTTCGGACCCACGAGGAGTGGCCGGGCCCGAAAGACGCCGTCGAGGCCGACGAGAGCGAGAGCCAGACGGCCGTCTCGCCCGAGTTCACCCCACACCACGTCATCCTCCCGACGCCGGTCCCCACCGGTGAGACCGCCAGCGTCTTCGTCGACGACACCTACCTGCTGACCGCGACCCCCGGTCGTGAGGGCGAGATTCGAGTCTCGCGCGGGAGCGACGTGGGGGAGCGCCTTGAGGACGCCATCGACGATGGCCGACACATCAGCGTCCGGTGGTGA
- a CDS encoding Cdc6/Cdc18 family protein — MTNADDLFVREDAIFANKELLEINHLPDEGRIVGRDEEISNLANAVNPAIFGQSPSNVLIFGKTGTGKSLCAKYVSNRLTETAGEEGVNAEYAYVDCAQDSTETQAVQTIAKSLNDPDETDITIPDKGISTSTYYKRLWVILDQLYDVSLVILDEIDKLDNDDILMQLSRAGEAGKITNCKIGVIGISNKIKYKDRMDERVKSSLCEREYVFPPYDASQLREIMNARRDAFKKGVLADGVIPRAAALAAREHGDARKAIDMLRYAGEIAQSKGAETVQEGYVTEARERAETDRFRELIRGSTPHSRYTLQALTVLSLNEPDEGGFRTTRIYDMYEQICRQAGTSALSLRRVRDLLKEHAFLDIIEQSRHSGGSAEGSYTEHQLLEDPEVLRKVLTETEEE; from the coding sequence ATGACGAACGCGGATGACCTATTCGTCCGGGAGGACGCCATATTCGCCAACAAGGAACTCCTCGAGATCAATCACCTGCCGGACGAGGGTCGCATCGTCGGCAGGGACGAGGAGATCTCGAACCTCGCCAACGCGGTCAACCCGGCTATCTTCGGCCAGAGCCCGAGCAACGTGCTCATCTTCGGGAAGACCGGGACTGGGAAGTCGCTGTGTGCCAAGTACGTCTCGAACCGGCTCACCGAGACCGCAGGCGAGGAGGGAGTCAACGCGGAGTACGCCTACGTCGACTGTGCGCAGGATTCGACCGAGACCCAGGCGGTCCAGACTATCGCGAAGTCGCTGAACGACCCCGACGAGACCGACATCACCATCCCCGACAAGGGAATCAGCACCTCGACGTACTACAAGCGACTCTGGGTCATCCTGGACCAGCTCTACGACGTCTCGCTCGTCATCCTCGACGAGATAGACAAACTCGACAACGACGACATCCTCATGCAGCTCTCGCGCGCCGGTGAGGCGGGGAAGATAACCAACTGCAAGATCGGCGTTATCGGCATCAGTAACAAGATCAAGTACAAGGACCGGATGGACGAGCGCGTCAAGTCCAGCCTCTGTGAGCGAGAGTACGTGTTCCCACCGTACGACGCCTCCCAGCTTCGCGAGATAATGAACGCGCGTCGCGACGCGTTCAAGAAAGGCGTTCTCGCCGACGGGGTCATCCCCCGGGCAGCGGCCCTCGCGGCACGCGAACACGGTGACGCGCGCAAGGCCATCGACATGCTCCGGTACGCTGGCGAGATCGCCCAGTCGAAGGGTGCCGAGACCGTTCAGGAGGGGTATGTGACAGAGGCCCGCGAACGCGCGGAGACCGACCGGTTCCGTGAACTCATCCGGGGGTCGACGCCGCACTCGCGGTACACACTCCAGGCGCTGACCGTGCTCTCACTGAACGAACCCGACGAGGGTGGCTTCCGGACCACGCGTATCTACGACATGTACGAGCAGATCTGCCGACAGGCCGGGACTTCTGCACTCTCACTCCGGCGCGTTCGCGACCTGCTGAAGGAGCACGCATTCCTCGACATCATCGAGCAGTCCCGCCACAGCGGGGGTAGTGCGGAGGGCAGCTACACCGAGCATCAGCTACTCGAGGACCCGGAGGTCCTGCGGAAGGTGCTGACCGAGACGGAAGAGGAGTAG
- a CDS encoding class I SAM-dependent methyltransferase, which translates to MSDDHPLFAAVYDPLTKPAEASFAPHREWLASDLRGHVLDVGTGTGAMFPYYASAQTDGSTAQNFSAIEPDRHMRRRAASRARECGLDVTIYDAGAESLPFEDDSIDVAVVSLVLCTVGDLEASIDELARVLKPGGELRILEHVHASGAKGSLQSAATPVWKRVAAGCHLDRDSGDRLLADDRFETVEFERLDSSLPLVTPFVRGRFVRRPTSEKPESAFASLSSRLRTAVDTLLPTA; encoded by the coding sequence ATGAGCGACGACCATCCACTGTTCGCAGCGGTCTACGACCCACTGACGAAGCCAGCGGAGGCGTCGTTCGCCCCGCACCGCGAGTGGCTGGCGAGTGACCTCCGCGGCCACGTTCTCGACGTCGGAACCGGGACGGGAGCGATGTTCCCGTACTACGCCTCGGCACAGACCGACGGGAGCACTGCACAGAACTTCTCCGCCATCGAGCCAGATCGCCACATGCGCCGGCGAGCCGCATCCCGCGCCAGGGAGTGCGGGCTGGACGTGACCATCTACGATGCCGGCGCGGAATCGCTGCCCTTCGAGGACGACTCCATCGACGTGGCCGTCGTTTCGCTGGTGCTGTGTACGGTCGGCGACCTCGAAGCGAGCATCGACGAACTGGCGCGCGTGCTGAAACCCGGTGGTGAGTTACGCATCCTCGAGCACGTCCATGCGTCGGGCGCGAAAGGCTCGCTGCAGTCGGCCGCGACGCCGGTGTGGAAACGGGTCGCCGCGGGCTGTCACCTCGACCGCGACAGCGGCGACCGACTGCTCGCGGACGACCGGTTCGAGACCGTCGAGTTCGAGCGGCTGGACTCCTCGCTCCCGTTGGTAACACCGTTCGTCCGTGGCCGGTTCGTACGCAGACCAACCAGCGAGAAACCGGAAAGTGCATTCGCCTCGCTTTCCAGCCGACTCCGTACCGCCGTCGATACCCTCTTGCCGACGGCGTGA
- a CDS encoding helix-turn-helix domain-containing protein, translating into MEESDGGKLEIWCAGEDWCPVTTTASLIGKKWHPVIIHRLLNNGPLGFNALKEDVDGISSKVLSDSLDDLEDKTLVSREVISEKPFRVHYSLTERGHSMEAIIMEMAEWGNEHLVEPED; encoded by the coding sequence ATGGAGGAATCCGACGGAGGGAAACTCGAGATCTGGTGTGCCGGCGAGGACTGGTGTCCCGTCACGACGACGGCCTCGCTCATCGGCAAGAAGTGGCATCCCGTCATCATCCACCGACTCCTGAACAACGGCCCGCTCGGGTTCAACGCCCTGAAAGAGGACGTCGACGGTATCTCGAGCAAGGTGCTCTCTGACAGCCTCGACGACCTCGAAGACAAGACACTCGTCTCGCGCGAGGTCATCAGTGAGAAACCGTTCCGGGTCCACTACTCCCTCACGGAGCGTGGCCACTCGATGGAAGCCATCATCATGGAGATGGCGGAGTGGGGGAACGAACACCTGGTCGAACCCGAGGACTGA
- a CDS encoding ribonuclease H-like domain-containing protein, whose amino-acid sequence MPRADPARVLALPPRFVADAPDDALRDPFEHFDPDAVFLTGESPDRRAQAALVVTADDRPLLIPGDPSHEGGPCVVGGVDLFVAPDHETLRTLPERERAGDIDPTTETFVVSNLLDVSVDTTTLSAALDGREAYEAALAGVSGSYTHISGGLPSDYRREWDGAGSGGEDLTVHGAGTADDDAVACLDLYPDGTVSVKTLSTSRLGLRALSGVGETRANALRRAGYRTRDEVAAAAPDDLAELDGFGHSVAGKIVDTATAMVEGSVVRTGDASLPDGEPVFIDVETDGLAPSVIWLIGVLDPTTGNYMSFRQRDPEAPGEPIEAFMSWLAANARGRPVVAYNGWNFDFGAIHDQVVEHCSGYRDVWTSTYRFDPYRWAVKDENAVLPGLTNRLEDVAGALDWPGDETGLTGATVARRYREWVASPDEVTPEWDSFEAYCEDDVRALAHIYDALTDANRLAGTGRSESRDTGTQGSLSDW is encoded by the coding sequence ATGCCGCGTGCCGATCCGGCCCGGGTGCTCGCACTCCCGCCACGATTCGTCGCCGACGCTCCCGACGACGCCCTGCGGGACCCCTTCGAGCACTTTGACCCCGATGCGGTGTTCCTCACCGGCGAGTCGCCGGATCGGCGCGCACAGGCGGCACTGGTCGTCACGGCTGACGACCGGCCGCTGTTGATTCCAGGTGACCCCTCCCACGAGGGGGGTCCTTGCGTGGTCGGCGGTGTCGACCTCTTCGTCGCCCCCGACCACGAGACGCTCCGGACGCTTCCGGAGCGCGAACGCGCAGGCGACATCGACCCCACGACGGAGACCTTCGTCGTGAGCAACCTGCTCGATGTGTCGGTCGATACGACCACCCTCTCGGCCGCCCTGGACGGCCGCGAGGCGTACGAAGCCGCCCTGGCCGGAGTCTCAGGCTCGTACACCCACATCTCTGGAGGACTCCCTAGCGACTACCGACGAGAGTGGGATGGGGCGGGGTCAGGAGGAGAGGACCTGACGGTCCACGGCGCAGGGACCGCGGACGACGACGCGGTCGCGTGTCTCGACCTGTACCCGGACGGGACCGTCTCGGTCAAGACGCTCTCCACCAGCCGGCTGGGGCTGCGCGCACTGTCCGGCGTCGGGGAGACCCGGGCCAATGCACTGCGTCGAGCTGGCTATCGAACCCGCGATGAGGTGGCGGCGGCAGCACCGGACGACCTCGCGGAACTCGATGGGTTCGGGCACTCGGTCGCCGGGAAAATCGTCGACACGGCCACCGCGATGGTCGAGGGTTCCGTTGTGCGAACCGGCGACGCATCGCTCCCCGACGGTGAGCCGGTGTTCATCGACGTGGAGACTGACGGGCTCGCCCCGAGCGTCATCTGGCTCATCGGTGTCCTCGACCCGACCACGGGGAACTACATGAGCTTCCGCCAGCGCGACCCCGAGGCTCCGGGCGAACCCATCGAGGCGTTCATGTCCTGGCTGGCCGCGAATGCCCGGGGCCGGCCGGTCGTCGCGTACAACGGCTGGAACTTCGACTTCGGGGCCATCCACGACCAGGTCGTCGAACACTGCTCGGGCTACCGCGACGTCTGGACCTCCACCTACCGCTTCGACCCGTACCGGTGGGCGGTCAAAGACGAGAACGCGGTCCTCCCGGGACTCACGAACCGGCTGGAAGACGTGGCGGGGGCGCTCGACTGGCCCGGGGACGAAACCGGGCTGACCGGGGCGACGGTCGCCCGGCGTTACCGCGAGTGGGTCGCGTCCCCGGACGAAGTCACGCCCGAGTGGGATTCGTTCGAAGCCTACTGCGAGGACGACGTCCGGGCACTCGCGCACATCTACGACGCGCTCACCGACGCGAACCGACTCGCTGGAACCGGTCGCTCCGAATCGCGCGACACCGGGACCCAGGGGTCGCTCTCGGACTGGTAG
- a CDS encoding universal stress protein encodes MFDSILIGTDGADGTRSAIAHGLGLAETYGATVHALSVVDTSALALDDDGYDDGPATDVLRQRSNRAVEAIERQATDRGLTVVPAVASGRPARQILRYADEHDVDLIVMGTRGRKGLARHVVGSVAESVISRSTHPVLTSRATVTPVDPVYDDILLPTDGSTQAARVAEHTFDIAAHYDATVHVFSVIDSSLIQSQELLASLESESEHAVSEMKARAKQAGADVVTRVWRGEPDRCITTYAEEKDIDLITMGTHNRRGLDRFLTATVTERVLRRAPCPVFSLRSESDRP; translated from the coding sequence ATGTTCGACAGTATCCTCATCGGGACTGATGGCGCTGACGGAACGCGGAGCGCGATCGCTCACGGACTGGGTCTGGCTGAAACGTACGGCGCGACCGTCCACGCCCTGTCCGTCGTCGACACCAGCGCCCTCGCGCTCGACGATGACGGATACGACGACGGCCCCGCGACCGACGTCCTTCGACAGCGAAGCAACCGTGCTGTCGAAGCAATCGAGCGGCAGGCGACGGACCGTGGTCTGACTGTCGTCCCCGCCGTAGCCTCGGGCAGGCCAGCCCGACAGATACTCCGGTACGCTGACGAGCACGACGTTGACCTCATCGTGATGGGGACCCGCGGGCGGAAAGGACTCGCGAGACACGTGGTAGGGAGTGTCGCCGAATCCGTCATCAGTCGGTCGACCCACCCCGTCCTGACCTCCAGGGCGACGGTGACGCCGGTCGACCCGGTGTACGACGACATCCTCCTCCCGACGGACGGCAGTACCCAAGCCGCCCGCGTGGCGGAGCACACCTTCGATATCGCGGCGCACTACGATGCCACGGTCCACGTATTCTCGGTCATCGACAGTTCACTCATCCAGTCACAGGAGTTGCTCGCGTCACTCGAATCAGAATCGGAGCACGCGGTCTCGGAGATGAAAGCACGGGCCAAACAGGCCGGTGCGGACGTGGTCACCCGGGTCTGGCGGGGCGAACCAGACCGCTGTATCACGACGTACGCTGAAGAGAAGGATATCGACCTCATCACGATGGGAACACACAACCGACGGGGGCTGGATCGGTTCCTCACGGCGACGGTAACCGAGCGCGTCCTGCGGCGGGCTCCCTGCCCGGTGTTCTCTCTCCGCAGTGAGTCGGACAGGCCCTGA
- a CDS encoding redoxin domain-containing protein, whose amino-acid sequence MSLETDDIELHNAGEGGDRLSLESIADQPAVDSLVVILMRDYHCPKCRQQARDLAARYGEFEAANAEVVVVLPEPADRTEDWLVDDIPYPLLADPDARLGDRFGQSVRFGPLGSLHDFIGRMPVALVLDATSDFLEPTFTHKGSMPADRPTPGRPSRRARMISNPAAESGFCQ is encoded by the coding sequence ATGAGTCTCGAAACGGACGACATCGAACTGCATAACGCCGGTGAGGGTGGTGACCGCCTCTCACTCGAATCGATCGCCGACCAGCCCGCCGTCGACTCCCTGGTCGTCATCTTGATGCGGGACTACCACTGTCCGAAGTGTCGCCAGCAGGCACGAGACCTTGCAGCCCGCTACGGCGAGTTCGAAGCCGCGAACGCCGAGGTAGTGGTCGTCCTTCCCGAACCGGCCGACAGGACCGAAGACTGGCTTGTCGACGACATCCCGTATCCGCTTCTCGCCGACCCAGACGCACGCCTCGGGGACCGATTCGGTCAGTCCGTCCGGTTCGGCCCGCTCGGGTCGCTGCACGACTTCATCGGCCGGATGCCCGTCGCACTGGTTCTCGACGCGACCAGTGACTTCCTGGAGCCGACGTTCACGCACAAGGGGTCGATGCCGGCCGACCGCCCGACCCCCGGACGACCTTCTCGACGCGCTCGAATGATCTCGAACCCGGCCGCCGAATCGGGTTTCTGCCAGTAA
- a CDS encoding DUF4013 domain-containing protein codes for MLTEALTYIRRTENPTRTVLIGTLLTMLGFLIVPLFMVLGFAVRVVRAAQTDDEPPIWDDWKELTVDGVKMFAIAIAYTLIPILLLLVGVGTASTTIDPETGAATIQSFTALSIAMLTLSAIISVAVAYVLPIGVAHFAETGRIGDAFAFGQFKSAATNSTYAIAWLLAVAVNIVGGAVLGAVAIVPLLGFFLAAALAFYLNIVTWYIYGRGIGLSEGLPQRPEPEDISGPAV; via the coding sequence ATGTTAACAGAGGCACTCACGTACATCCGTCGCACCGAAAACCCGACACGCACCGTCCTCATCGGGACCTTACTCACCATGCTCGGGTTCCTCATCGTCCCGTTGTTCATGGTCCTCGGATTCGCCGTCAGGGTCGTCCGGGCTGCCCAGACGGACGACGAACCACCCATCTGGGACGACTGGAAGGAACTGACCGTCGACGGGGTGAAGATGTTCGCGATAGCGATCGCGTACACGCTGATTCCGATACTGCTCTTACTGGTCGGTGTCGGAACCGCGTCGACCACCATCGACCCGGAGACGGGTGCGGCTACCATCCAGAGTTTCACCGCACTCTCCATCGCGATGCTGACGCTCTCCGCCATCATCTCGGTGGCCGTCGCGTACGTCTTGCCGATCGGAGTCGCCCACTTCGCCGAGACGGGCCGCATCGGTGATGCGTTCGCGTTCGGCCAGTTCAAGTCGGCCGCGACGAACTCGACGTACGCCATCGCGTGGCTGCTCGCCGTCGCGGTGAACATCGTCGGTGGTGCCGTCCTCGGCGCGGTCGCAATCGTTCCGCTGCTGGGCTTCTTCCTGGCCGCGGCGCTCGCGTTCTACCTGAACATTGTCACCTGGTACATCTACGGCCGCGGTATCGGTCTCTCGGAGGGGCTCCCGCAGCGCCCCGAACCAGAGGACATCTCCGGGCCGGCGGTCTGA
- a CDS encoding DICT sensory domain-containing protein, with amino-acid sequence MSLLEFIHDLGETDRTLTVVNRTEVDLVQDMLEDLFEDQPVRVTESTDETDPTSDRVLVDGEQVDGAQVESGDTGFSSLNSIGNAVLFVNSDTYISGSRTIDEIETPDALVALADTPFSVVGYPDTRKQKFLLIEMSRYIEARAWRAGAGTVHSGFQKLSRINDERGTRDVYDKLASTALDVHIYGVPDWSPEPESSIHAHGTAGDEELLRSWFVIYEHPTDPTENTALVCYETGRNEWEGFWTFDSERVADVSDYVATRFQYDTQSAG; translated from the coding sequence ATGAGTCTCCTCGAGTTCATTCACGACCTTGGCGAGACAGACCGAACGCTGACCGTCGTGAACCGGACCGAGGTCGACCTGGTTCAGGATATGCTCGAGGACCTCTTCGAGGACCAACCGGTGCGCGTCACGGAGTCGACCGACGAAACGGACCCCACCTCCGATAGAGTCCTCGTGGACGGTGAACAGGTCGATGGAGCACAGGTCGAATCCGGCGATACTGGGTTCTCCTCGCTGAATTCCATCGGAAACGCGGTGTTGTTCGTTAACTCGGATACGTACATCTCCGGGTCGCGGACCATCGACGAGATCGAGACACCCGACGCGCTGGTCGCGCTCGCCGACACCCCGTTCTCCGTGGTCGGGTACCCCGACACCCGCAAGCAGAAGTTCCTCCTCATCGAGATGTCGCGGTACATCGAGGCACGCGCCTGGCGCGCCGGTGCCGGCACCGTCCACTCCGGGTTCCAGAAACTCTCGCGCATCAACGACGAGCGCGGGACCCGTGACGTGTACGACAAGCTCGCCTCGACGGCCCTCGACGTCCACATCTACGGGGTTCCGGACTGGTCGCCCGAGCCCGAGTCTTCGATTCACGCACACGGTACGGCGGGGGACGAAGAACTCCTCCGCTCGTGGTTCGTCATCTACGAACACCCGACGGACCCCACCGAGAACACCGCCCTCGTCTGTTACGAGACGGGTCGGAACGAATGGGAGGGATTCTGGACGTTCGATTCCGAACGCGTGGCCGACGTGTCCGACTACGTCGCGACGCGATTCCAGTACGATACCCAATCAGCTGGATAA